A genomic window from Coleofasciculus chthonoplastes PCC 7420 includes:
- the kdpC gene encoding K(+)-transporting ATPase subunit C encodes MSVIRETITGIRATLVLWILTALIYPFLMILIGQVFFPYQANGSLITNNQGQVIGSALIGQSFSSERYFWSRPSSINYSEGEDAAPTGVSGASNLAPSNPELILRIQETIDQLQDAGIEPTADLVYASGSGLDPHISIEAARRQIERIAIARSLETNQVETLIRHYTDGRFLGIFGEPGVNVLRLNLALDAL; translated from the coding sequence ATGTCTGTCATTCGAGAAACAATTACTGGAATTCGTGCCACATTAGTTTTGTGGATTTTGACTGCCCTAATTTATCCCTTTTTGATGATTCTTATCGGTCAAGTGTTTTTTCCCTATCAAGCCAATGGCAGTTTGATTACCAATAACCAAGGACAAGTCATCGGTTCAGCGTTGATTGGTCAATCCTTTTCTTCTGAACGATATTTCTGGAGTCGTCCCAGTAGCATAAACTACTCTGAAGGAGAAGATGCGGCACCAACTGGTGTTTCAGGTGCGAGTAATTTAGCACCCAGTAATCCAGAATTAATCCTACGAATTCAGGAAACCATTGACCAACTTCAGGACGCAGGAATTGAGCCAACGGCTGATTTAGTTTATGCCTCGGGTTCGGGTTTAGATCCGCATATTAGCATTGAGGCAGCCAGAAGACAAATTGAGCGGATAGCGATAGCACGTTCCCTAGAAACTAATCAAGTTGAGACTCTCATTCGTCACTATACAGACGGTCGATTTCTTGGCATCTTTGGTGAACCCGGAGTGAATGTTTTAAGGCTGAATTTGGCACTTGATGCGCTGTAA
- the kdpB gene encoding potassium-transporting ATPase subunit KdpB: MKTKQPLETPQKSPRRRENRQQNKRQQRVNTKGLYKRALREAFLKLNPRVMIKNPVMFVVWIGTIITILLALYPSLFGPVPGDNQRLFNSLVAIILLFTLLFANFAEAVAEGRGKAQADSLRSTQSDTVARKLLPDKTVVEVSSTELHKGETIKVIAGDIIPADGEVIEGVASVDESAITGESAPVLKEPGSDVASSVTGGTRILSDELIIRVTAEPGQGFLDRMIALVEGAERSKTPNEIALTVLLAVLTQVFLIVVVTIPPIANYVGSPVGVVTLIALLVALIPTTIGGLLSAIGIAGMDRVAQFNVVATSGRAVEACGDVNTLVLDKTGTITLGNRLAEEFIPVNSHSAVEVADVALAASIFDQTPEGKSIVKLAHQMGSAVTFDRNAAEGVEFTAKTRMSGTNLPNGDEIRKGAVDAIKGFVRSRGGQLASDLDEAYERVSRLGGTPLAVACGEDIYGVIYLKDIIKPGMRDRFDQLRRMGVKSVMLTGDNRITASVIAQEAGVDDFIAEATPEDKIAVIQREQAAGKLVAMTGDGTNDAPALAQANVGLAMNSGTQAAKEAANMVDLDSDPTKLIDLVTIGKQLLITRGALTTFSLANDIAKYFAIIPAMFAAVGIGSLNIMGLASAQSAILAALIYNALIIPALIPLALKGVKFRPLSANQLLRRNILIYGLGGIVAPFIEIKGIDWLIAAVGLA; this comes from the coding sequence ATGAAAACGAAACAACCTCTGGAAACACCCCAAAAATCACCTCGCCGTCGTGAAAACCGACAGCAAAATAAACGACAACAGCGAGTGAATACCAAAGGACTCTACAAACGTGCATTACGGGAAGCCTTCCTCAAGCTGAACCCCCGCGTGATGATAAAAAACCCAGTCATGTTTGTGGTTTGGATTGGTACAATCATCACCATTTTGCTGGCGCTATATCCAAGTTTGTTTGGTCCGGTTCCCGGAGACAATCAGCGCTTATTTAATAGTCTGGTTGCCATCATTCTCTTATTCACTCTTCTATTTGCCAATTTTGCCGAAGCCGTGGCAGAAGGGCGGGGGAAGGCACAGGCAGATTCCTTGCGTTCCACTCAATCCGATACCGTCGCCCGGAAACTTCTACCGGATAAGACGGTGGTAGAGGTGAGTTCCACCGAATTGCATAAAGGTGAAACCATTAAAGTGATTGCCGGTGACATTATTCCCGCTGATGGGGAAGTGATAGAAGGGGTGGCTTCGGTTGATGAATCAGCCATTACTGGGGAATCAGCCCCGGTTCTCAAGGAACCCGGTTCAGATGTGGCAAGTTCTGTGACAGGGGGAACCCGGATTCTATCTGATGAACTGATTATCCGGGTAACGGCAGAGCCGGGTCAAGGGTTTCTGGATAGGATGATTGCTTTGGTGGAAGGGGCGGAACGCAGCAAGACGCCGAATGAGATTGCTTTAACGGTGTTACTAGCGGTTCTTACTCAGGTGTTTTTAATTGTCGTGGTAACAATTCCCCCAATTGCTAATTATGTGGGTTCACCGGTGGGTGTGGTTACCTTAATTGCCCTATTGGTGGCGCTAATTCCGACAACCATTGGCGGATTACTCAGTGCGATTGGTATCGCTGGGATGGATAGAGTTGCCCAGTTTAACGTGGTAGCCACCTCGGGACGGGCAGTGGAAGCCTGTGGTGATGTGAATACCTTGGTTTTGGATAAAACTGGCACGATTACTCTGGGGAACCGCTTGGCGGAGGAGTTCATTCCCGTAAATAGTCACTCCGCTGTCGAGGTTGCCGATGTTGCATTAGCTGCCAGTATCTTTGATCAGACGCCGGAAGGCAAGTCGATTGTGAAACTGGCACATCAGATGGGTTCAGCCGTAACCTTTGACCGCAATGCGGCGGAGGGGGTTGAGTTTACGGCGAAAACTCGCATGAGTGGCACAAATCTCCCCAATGGAGACGAGATACGCAAAGGGGCTGTGGATGCGATTAAGGGATTTGTGCGGTCTCGAGGCGGTCAATTGGCATCTGACTTAGATGAAGCTTACGAACGGGTTTCTCGCTTAGGAGGTACTCCCTTGGCGGTTGCCTGTGGTGAGGATATTTATGGGGTAATTTACCTCAAAGATATCATCAAACCGGGAATGCGCGATCGCTTTGACCAGTTGCGGCGCATGGGGGTTAAGAGTGTGATGCTGACTGGGGATAACCGAATTACTGCCTCGGTGATTGCCCAAGAAGCCGGAGTGGATGACTTTATTGCCGAAGCGACACCGGAAGATAAAATCGCCGTGATTCAACGTGAACAAGCCGCAGGCAAATTGGTGGCGATGACGGGGGATGGGACGAATGACGCCCCAGCCTTGGCACAGGCAAATGTGGGATTAGCCATGAATTCCGGCACACAAGCGGCAAAGGAAGCGGCGAATATGGTGGATTTAGATTCTGATCCTACGAAGTTAATTGATTTGGTCACGATTGGCAAGCAGTTGCTGATTACGCGGGGGGCGTTAACCACCTTTTCTCTGGCAAATGATATCGCCAAATATTTTGCGATTATACCCGCCATGTTTGCGGCTGTTGGTATTGGCAGTCTCAATATTATGGGGTTAGCCAGCGCTCAATCTGCCATATTAGCGGCGCTGATTTACAATGCCTTGATTATTCCGGCATTAATTCCTTTGGCATTAAAAGGTGTGAAGTTTAGACCCTTAAGTGCCAATCAATTGTTGCGACGAAATATCTTGATTTACGGGTTAGGAGGAATTGTTGCACCGTTTATCGAAATTAAAGGGATTGATTGGTTAATCGCGGCTGTGGGATTGGCGTAG
- a CDS encoding D-Ala-D-Ala carboxypeptidase family metallohydrolase, with the protein MDFRLKTLLPDYEKAFLTCNLQKEKESEVQQVVERMKDLRQHYETVEQATGIPWWFAAVIHYSEWNLREPDLFVKKVTEILLAKEFHKARTRTLGAYLWGFDLWNGFRHGVGDQSEWVWGGTTVLKHPSTTIGAAAIVYYLQSQKIIDIPKPGTGIKIKILSDTVFKARPDQSFRLKPEEKITVKGGTRLEIIEDDPSEGGHVKVLLPDGVLLGQNNQSDWYVFKEHIEIQGTEPNNRPSDKAEEPETKIASPNKGRPITVPKLGTVYLGNPILEGGHFSWAEATMNGSRIPVNNEVVEGILRVAHVMEEVREYLGARPITINSWYRDPVTNRKVGGATKSRHLVGDAVDFVVQGISPPQVNQRLESWWGNRGGLASASSFTHIDVRGYRARWSYGF; encoded by the coding sequence ATGGACTTTCGCCTCAAGACACTCTTACCTGACTACGAAAAAGCCTTCCTGACCTGTAACTTACAAAAAGAAAAAGAATCCGAAGTTCAGCAAGTTGTTGAGCGAATGAAGGATCTGCGACAACACTATGAAACCGTTGAACAAGCGACAGGCATTCCGTGGTGGTTTGCAGCGGTTATTCACTACAGTGAGTGGAACCTCCGCGAACCTGACTTATTTGTGAAAAAAGTGACAGAAATTTTATTGGCTAAGGAGTTCCATAAAGCCCGAACTCGCACCCTCGGTGCTTATCTGTGGGGGTTTGACTTGTGGAATGGATTTAGACATGGAGTTGGAGATCAATCCGAGTGGGTTTGGGGTGGTACCACTGTTCTGAAGCATCCATCAACCACCATTGGAGCAGCGGCGATTGTTTACTATCTCCAATCCCAGAAAATCATTGATATCCCTAAACCAGGAACAGGTATTAAAATCAAGATTTTATCCGATACAGTATTTAAAGCGCGACCAGATCAATCATTTCGGCTCAAACCAGAAGAAAAAATCACGGTAAAAGGGGGTACTCGCCTGGAAATTATTGAGGATGACCCCTCTGAGGGAGGACACGTCAAAGTCCTGTTACCCGATGGGGTTTTGTTAGGGCAGAATAATCAGAGTGATTGGTATGTTTTCAAAGAACATATTGAAATTCAGGGAACGGAACCGAATAATCGCCCCAGCGATAAAGCAGAAGAACCCGAAACTAAAATTGCTTCACCCAATAAAGGACGTCCCATCACCGTACCCAAATTAGGAACAGTCTATCTGGGAAATCCAATTCTCGAAGGTGGACACTTTAGTTGGGCGGAAGCGACAATGAATGGCTCAAGGATTCCTGTTAATAATGAGGTGGTTGAGGGGATTTTGAGAGTGGCTCATGTGATGGAAGAAGTGAGAGAATATTTGGGCGCTCGTCCGATTACTATAAATTCTTGGTATCGTGATCCAGTAACTAATCGTAAAGTCGGAGGGGCAACAAAATCCAGGCATTTAGTTGGTGATGCTGTGGATTTTGTGGTTCAAGGAATCTCCCCACCCCAAGTTAATCAGCGCCTAGAATCCTGGTGGGGAAATCGGGGTGGATTAGCCAGTGCTAGCTCTTTTACCCATATTGATGTGAGAGGGTATCGCGCTCGGTGGAGCTATGGATTTTGA
- the kdpF gene encoding K(+)-transporting ATPase subunit F: MKPGKDLNEIVPRDVSELIELVQEQWQGNRLPIQLFLLMCLNLAIAPAVYATTGDEITRQAAYAIGLLGIVTLGLSVYLFVVIFQPERF; encoded by the coding sequence ATGAAACCAGGAAAGGATTTAAACGAAATTGTACCCAGAGACGTGAGTGAACTGATTGAGTTAGTCCAGGAACAGTGGCAAGGCAATCGCTTACCGATTCAACTCTTTCTACTGATGTGCTTAAATCTCGCGATCGCGCCAGCCGTCTATGCCACGACAGGGGATGAAATTACCCGCCAAGCGGCTTATGCGATCGGACTTTTGGGTATTGTCACTCTGGGACTATCCGTGTACTTATTTGTGGTTATTTTTCAACCGGAGCGATTTTAA
- a CDS encoding response regulator transcription factor has translation MRILLVEDDELFRLGLSTRLQQEPGLEIVAEAVDGETAVELTNQYLPDVVLLDVGLPGIGGVEACRQIKQQHPELPILVLTSHSQKPLIERLIAAGASGYCLKGIEAEVLILALRSVAAGASWWDKTSTNEIRAAVGEQTPEVAQSTEESSANPLTQREQEILALIAAGKSNQEIGELLHIATGTVRVHVHAILQKLDVRDRTQAAVLAIQKGLVKT, from the coding sequence ATGCGAATTCTACTCGTAGAAGATGATGAACTGTTCCGCTTAGGACTATCGACGCGATTGCAGCAAGAACCAGGATTAGAAATTGTCGCAGAGGCGGTAGATGGCGAGACGGCGGTGGAATTAACCAATCAGTATCTACCCGATGTTGTACTGTTGGATGTGGGACTACCCGGAATTGGTGGTGTGGAAGCGTGCCGTCAAATTAAGCAGCAACATCCAGAATTACCGATTTTAGTCCTAACCTCTCATTCCCAGAAACCTTTAATTGAGCGGCTAATTGCAGCGGGGGCTTCTGGATACTGTCTCAAAGGCATTGAAGCAGAAGTATTAATCCTAGCACTGCGTTCTGTGGCGGCGGGGGCGTCATGGTGGGACAAAACCAGTACCAATGAAATTCGTGCTGCTGTGGGAGAACAGACTCCGGAGGTTGCCCAATCTACTGAGGAATCCTCCGCCAATCCTCTGACTCAGCGGGAACAGGAAATTCTGGCGCTGATTGCGGCGGGTAAGAGTAATCAAGAAATTGGGGAACTCCTACATATTGCCACAGGGACAGTCAGGGTTCATGTTCATGCCATTTTACAAAAATTGGACGTGCGCGATCGCACTCAAGCCGCTGTTCTGGCAATTCAAAAAGGATTGGTGAAAACGTAA
- a CDS encoding cation:proton antiporter domain-containing protein, which yields MLLLTYLAQVLPGPITDPVAVFLTILAIMLVAPLLFERLQLPGIVGLILAGVVVGPHVLGLLERDSTIVLLGTVGLLFLMFMAGLETSLNDLKDNASKAVIFGLTTFTVPMVLGTLTMLVLGYGVLAAILVASCFASHTLLALPLLNKLGIMRTQAVTATLGATLITNVLALLVLAVVLKADGGTLTLSFWLFLIPALCIYTFATLWGVPKIGRWFFRRFGHDEGAEFIFVLATLFVISYLAGLIEIEPIIGAFLAGIALTPLIPQLSPLMNRIQFIGNTLFVPFFLISVGMLINPLVLIQQPKSILIAAVIVVVEVISKFLAAWGTGKWFGFRFPSIMVMFGLTMAQAASTLAAITVAYDIELVDELTVNGIIAMILVTCIGSPWITERWGKKVETVQTVSVETEGSQGLGKRVLVPVANPNTEDNLLQLALILAKMAQGTLLPLHVISDKYKPVTPQAKMLQTQLLATAEAIAHAAVTQVESIGRVDDAIDRGITRTASERDASLIICGWKGYSTTRENFFGSVIDNVIQRSPVPVLISRFSQPIENTRRVLLAADAQTTSSATFKQTVEVADNLAKELKAMLQLVVVATHSKPFKLPPESVGLSIDTPLMRVRGNFVKNVSRLLQRDDLLILMAYTDSTRLLSLPGQLIEPEAIARTHPDTSMIVVHFPKTTL from the coding sequence ATGCTCCTACTGACTTACCTAGCTCAAGTCTTACCCGGACCGATTACTGACCCCGTAGCCGTTTTCCTCACCATTTTGGCGATTATGTTAGTCGCTCCACTTCTATTTGAGCGACTGCAACTCCCTGGTATTGTCGGGTTAATTCTCGCTGGTGTGGTGGTTGGACCCCATGTTCTGGGTCTGCTGGAACGTGACAGTACAATTGTTCTATTAGGAACCGTCGGGTTGCTATTTTTGATGTTCATGGCGGGGTTGGAAACCAGCCTAAATGACCTTAAAGACAATGCTAGTAAAGCCGTTATTTTCGGGTTAACTACCTTTACTGTGCCGATGGTACTGGGGACACTTACCATGTTGGTGTTGGGATATGGCGTCTTAGCCGCCATACTGGTAGCCTCATGCTTCGCGTCTCATACCCTCCTAGCATTACCCCTGTTGAACAAGCTGGGAATTATGCGAACTCAGGCTGTAACCGCGACTCTGGGAGCAACCTTAATTACCAATGTTTTGGCATTATTAGTATTAGCCGTTGTCCTCAAAGCAGATGGCGGAACACTCACCCTTAGTTTTTGGTTATTTCTGATTCCAGCGCTTTGTATTTATACATTTGCCACCCTCTGGGGTGTTCCTAAAATCGGTCGCTGGTTTTTCCGGCGGTTTGGACATGACGAAGGTGCAGAATTTATCTTTGTTCTGGCGACGTTATTTGTCATTTCTTATCTAGCAGGTTTGATTGAAATTGAACCGATTATCGGTGCATTTTTAGCGGGAATTGCCCTGACGCCACTGATTCCCCAACTGAGTCCTTTGATGAATCGGATTCAGTTTATTGGCAACACCTTATTTGTGCCATTTTTTCTGATTTCCGTAGGAATGCTGATTAACCCTCTAGTATTAATCCAGCAACCAAAATCTATTTTAATCGCTGCTGTCATTGTTGTCGTTGAAGTCATCAGTAAATTTCTGGCGGCTTGGGGAACAGGCAAATGGTTTGGCTTTCGATTTCCCAGCATCATGGTCATGTTTGGTCTGACCATGGCTCAAGCCGCTTCAACGCTAGCCGCGATTACAGTTGCCTATGATATCGAACTGGTTGATGAGTTAACCGTTAATGGCATTATTGCCATGATCTTAGTTACTTGTATTGGTTCGCCCTGGATCACTGAGCGCTGGGGTAAGAAAGTCGAAACTGTCCAAACTGTCTCAGTTGAAACCGAAGGTTCTCAGGGATTGGGGAAGCGCGTTCTAGTACCCGTAGCTAATCCCAACACTGAAGATAACCTGCTCCAATTAGCATTAATATTGGCAAAAATGGCTCAAGGAACACTACTCCCACTTCATGTTATTTCCGATAAATATAAACCTGTAACTCCCCAAGCCAAAATGCTACAAACCCAGCTCTTAGCCACAGCAGAAGCCATCGCTCATGCCGCCGTAACTCAGGTGGAGTCAATTGGTCGAGTGGATGATGCCATTGACAGAGGAATTACCCGCACGGCATCAGAACGTGATGCCAGTCTGATTATTTGTGGGTGGAAAGGATACTCAACCACTCGCGAGAATTTTTTTGGCAGTGTTATCGACAATGTAATCCAGCGATCCCCTGTTCCGGTATTAATTAGTCGGTTTTCCCAACCGATTGAAAATACCCGACGAGTTCTTTTAGCCGCAGACGCTCAAACTACGTCATCGGCTACATTTAAACAAACCGTAGAAGTCGCTGATAATTTAGCCAAAGAACTCAAAGCAATGCTCCAACTTGTGGTGGTTGCGACTCACTCGAAACCGTTCAAGCTACCGCCAGAATCAGTTGGGTTAAGTATCGATACTCCGCTAATGCGAGTGCGGGGAAATTTTGTCAAAAACGTTTCGCGCCTGCTGCAAAGGGATGACTTGCTAATTTTAATGGCGTACACAGATTCTACTCGTTTATTAAGTTTGCCAGGGCAACTGATCGAACCCGAGGCGATCGCACGAACTCATCCCGATACCTCGATGATTGTAGTTCACTTTCCGAAGACGACTTTATAA
- a CDS encoding sensor histidine kinase, producing the protein MLRRLLALKPTFFPQQQHHKTCWLIAGTFAVVIALEYATPSDYVFGYLYTGPILLANPRLNRSATLQVTLIASVLTLLNLLIPTVELTNPATVANRLIAVMALVATGWLSDRNRRYEEAIARHKAQLQAQTQLASIREDFVSTLTHDLKTPLLGAIETIKLFQGGQFGTITPPQEKVLRMMDRSHHASLQLIQTLLDVYRNDAEGLKLQRQPVNLVALAEEVIATFTDLAASRRVHILLNQSESDFRRSLWVNGDALQLQRVFANLLVNAINHSPRGGKVEVRVASPGEYQIVRMLDRGQGITEEELPHLFERFYQGHTNRQATGSGLGLYLTRQIIEAHGGTIWAENRKPKGALFGFKLPAYVNDK; encoded by the coding sequence ATGTTGCGCCGATTACTGGCTCTCAAACCGACTTTTTTCCCTCAACAGCAGCACCACAAAACCTGTTGGCTGATAGCTGGGACGTTTGCTGTGGTGATTGCCCTGGAGTATGCCACACCCTCAGACTACGTGTTTGGCTACCTGTACACCGGACCAATTTTGCTGGCGAACCCCCGCTTAAATCGTTCAGCAACCCTGCAAGTCACGCTGATAGCCTCTGTGCTAACGCTTTTAAATCTGCTGATTCCCACTGTAGAATTAACCAATCCCGCAACAGTCGCCAATCGATTAATTGCAGTGATGGCATTAGTCGCGACAGGTTGGTTAAGCGATCGCAACCGCCGCTATGAAGAAGCGATCGCGCGACATAAAGCCCAGTTGCAAGCCCAAACCCAACTCGCCAGTATTCGCGAAGATTTTGTGTCTACCCTCACCCATGACCTGAAAACCCCCCTCTTGGGAGCGATTGAAACGATAAAGTTGTTTCAGGGTGGTCAATTTGGCACGATAACGCCACCTCAAGAAAAAGTGCTGAGGATGATGGATCGGTCTCATCATGCTTCATTACAACTGATCCAGACGCTGCTGGATGTTTATCGTAATGATGCCGAGGGGCTAAAACTCCAACGCCAACCTGTAAATTTAGTCGCGTTAGCAGAGGAAGTGATTGCCACCTTCACCGATTTAGCCGCCAGCCGTCGGGTGCATATCCTCTTGAATCAAAGTGAATCGGACTTTCGCCGTTCTTTATGGGTGAATGGAGATGCTTTACAATTGCAGCGAGTGTTTGCCAATTTACTCGTTAATGCCATCAACCATTCCCCCCGTGGCGGTAAAGTCGAAGTGAGAGTAGCATCCCCTGGAGAGTATCAGATTGTCAGAATGCTTGACCGTGGACAAGGCATTACAGAGGAAGAATTACCTCACCTATTCGAGCGATTTTATCAAGGACACACCAATCGCCAAGCCACAGGTTCGGGACTAGGACTATACCTGACGAGGCAGATTATTGAAGCCCATGGCGGTACAATTTGGGCAGAGAACCGAAAACCAAAAGGAGCGCTGTTTGGGTTTAAACTGCCTGCTTATGTTAATGACAAATGA
- a CDS encoding sensor histidine kinase: protein MINKDELTHSSASPESFEPPTSRRGKHRLYIGMAPGVGKTYRMLKEAHRLREEGIDVVIGLLETHGRQETATAAEGLEMVPRLSICRGNTTLTEMDTNAILARQPQLVLVDELAHTNIKGLPREKRYQDVEVILDAGIDVFSTVNIQHLESLNDLVAKITGVVVRERIPDRLLDEADEVVIVDVTPETLEERLIEGKIYAPEKIEQSLQNFFQRQNLLALRELALREVADNLEAVAEKSTLTGKFYSVHERVLVCVSTYPNSAQLLRRGARLATIMRARLYGLFVAHPEQFLTKDESLYIEMCEHFCQEFGGEFLHVTSTNIPNAIAKVAHTYHITQVVVGQTHKSRWQLALQGSPVQQLLRYLKDVDLHIIAT, encoded by the coding sequence ATGATTAATAAAGACGAACTCACCCATTCATCCGCTTCCCCTGAATCTTTTGAACCCCCTACCAGCCGTCGCGGAAAACACCGTCTGTATATCGGTATGGCACCGGGCGTGGGTAAAACCTATCGAATGTTAAAAGAAGCGCATCGACTTAGAGAAGAAGGAATTGATGTCGTTATTGGGTTATTAGAAACTCACGGACGCCAGGAGACAGCAACAGCCGCTGAGGGACTAGAAATGGTTCCCCGTTTATCTATATGTCGAGGAAACACAACGCTTACGGAAATGGACACCAATGCAATTCTGGCGCGTCAACCGCAACTGGTATTAGTGGATGAACTCGCCCATACGAATATAAAGGGTTTGCCTAGGGAAAAACGTTATCAAGATGTTGAAGTTATTTTAGATGCCGGGATTGATGTTTTTTCTACCGTTAATATTCAACATTTAGAAAGTCTCAATGATTTAGTTGCCAAAATTACCGGGGTTGTCGTGCGAGAACGAATACCCGATCGCCTCTTGGATGAAGCTGACGAAGTGGTTATCGTTGATGTTACGCCAGAAACCTTAGAAGAACGATTAATCGAAGGAAAAATTTACGCCCCTGAAAAAATAGAACAATCTCTACAGAATTTCTTCCAACGCCAAAACTTACTCGCCTTACGAGAATTGGCACTGCGGGAAGTGGCTGACAACCTGGAAGCCGTAGCTGAAAAGTCTACCCTAACAGGCAAATTTTACAGCGTTCACGAACGGGTGTTAGTTTGTGTGTCCACCTATCCTAATTCAGCTCAATTGCTACGACGGGGGGCGCGGTTAGCGACTATTATGCGAGCCCGTTTATATGGATTGTTTGTGGCTCACCCTGAACAGTTTCTCACCAAAGATGAAAGCCTCTATATAGAAATGTGTGAGCATTTTTGTCAGGAATTTGGGGGTGAATTTTTACACGTCACCAGCACCAATATTCCCAACGCGATCGCCAAAGTAGCACACACCTACCACATTACTCAAGTTGTGGTCGGACAAACGCATAAATCCCGGTGGCAGTTAGCATTACAAGGTTCTCCTGTGCAGCAGTTGCTGCGGTATCTCAAGGATGTTGACTTGCACATCATTGCCACCTAG
- the kdpA gene encoding potassium-transporting ATPase subunit KdpA, which translates to MLQGFFQIAIILAILVAIVRFFGTYMARVFLGERTLLDPILTPIERIIYKLIGIRPQRDMTGWQYAKGVLYSNLVMFVLVYLIFMLQGILPLNPTELEAPSWDLALHTAISFVTNTNQQHYSGETTFSYASQMLALGYLMFTSAATGIAVAIAFIRGLTGRSMGNFYVDLTRSITRILLPISLVGGLVLLILGIPETLAGSAVATTLEGATQYIARGPVAHFEMIKELGENGGGFFGINSAHPFENPNGATNLIETITMLVIPAALIYTYGIFANNKKQGWLLFGMVFLIYAVLIVVAAIGEYQGNPLVNNRLGEIATNLEGKEVRFDWALTALWAVSTTGTMCGAVNGMHDSLMPPGGFTTLFNLFLQIVWGGQGTGTAYLFTFLILTVFLTGLMVGRTPELFGRKIEKREIILASVILLVHPIMILIPGAISISFADTMGLPEAETLAGITNPGFHGISQVIYEYASAAANNGSGFEGLADGTLWWNLTASISLLAGRYIPIIALLLLADSMYRKQPVPETTGTLRTDTGLFTSVTAGVILILGALTFFPVLALGPIAEAFQIAAGG; encoded by the coding sequence ATGTTACAAGGCTTTTTCCAAATTGCCATAATTTTAGCCATATTAGTGGCAATTGTTCGCTTTTTTGGCACCTATATGGCGAGGGTGTTCTTGGGTGAGAGAACCCTTCTCGACCCAATTCTGACACCGATTGAACGAATCATCTATAAGCTAATTGGAATCCGCCCGCAACGGGATATGACCGGTTGGCAGTATGCCAAAGGCGTGCTGTACAGCAACCTCGTCATGTTTGTTCTGGTGTATTTAATCTTCATGCTTCAGGGGATTCTACCTCTAAATCCCACAGAATTAGAGGCACCGAGTTGGGACTTAGCCCTACACACGGCGATTTCCTTTGTCACCAATACCAATCAGCAGCATTACTCTGGCGAAACCACATTCAGTTATGCCTCTCAAATGTTAGCGCTGGGGTATTTAATGTTTACCTCAGCCGCGACAGGGATTGCCGTTGCCATCGCATTCATCCGAGGGTTAACTGGTCGATCCATGGGGAACTTCTATGTGGATTTAACCCGATCAATCACCCGAATTTTGCTGCCGATTTCTCTAGTTGGGGGATTAGTATTACTCATCCTTGGTATCCCCGAAACCTTAGCTGGATCGGCAGTTGCCACCACCTTAGAAGGTGCCACACAATACATTGCCAGAGGTCCAGTTGCTCACTTTGAAATGATTAAAGAACTGGGCGAAAATGGGGGAGGATTTTTTGGCATCAACTCAGCCCATCCCTTTGAAAACCCCAACGGTGCGACTAACCTGATTGAAACGATTACCATGTTGGTTATTCCCGCCGCACTCATTTACACCTACGGCATCTTTGCTAATAACAAAAAGCAAGGCTGGTTACTCTTTGGCATGGTCTTTTTGATCTATGCCGTCCTGATTGTAGTTGCTGCCATCGGTGAGTATCAAGGGAATCCCTTAGTCAACAATCGTTTAGGTGAAATCGCCACAAACTTAGAAGGAAAAGAAGTGCGCTTTGATTGGGCATTAACAGCACTTTGGGCAGTCTCTACCACAGGAACGATGTGTGGTGCAGTGAACGGAATGCATGATTCATTGATGCCACCGGGAGGTTTTACCACCTTATTCAATCTGTTCCTACAAATTGTTTGGGGGGGTCAAGGAACGGGAACTGCCTATCTATTTACCTTCTTAATCTTGACGGTATTTCTCACCGGATTGATGGTAGGGCGAACCCCCGAACTCTTTGGACGCAAGATTGAAAAGCGGGAAATTATTCTGGCGAGTGTAATTTTGCTAGTCCACCCGATTATGATTTTGATTCCTGGTGCGATTAGTATTTCCTTCGCGGATACGATGGGTTTGCCAGAGGCAGAAACCCTAGCCGGAATTACGAATCCCGGCTTTCACGGTATCTCCCAAGTTATCTATGAATATGCCTCTGCTGCTGCCAATAACGGGTCAGGATTTGAAGGATTAGCCGATGGTACGTTGTGGTGGAATTTGACAGCCAGCATTAGCCTATTGGCAGGGCGCTACATCCCCATTATTGCCCTATTGCTGTTAGCTGACAGTATGTACCGGAAACAGCCTGTACCCGAAACAACAGGTACGCTGCGGACAGATACGGGATTGTTTACCAGTGTAACGGCTGGCGTGATTCTCATCCTTGGCGCCCTTACCTTCTTCCCCGTACTTGCCCTTGGACCGATTGCCGAAGCCTTTCAAATTGCGGCGGGTGGTTAG